A window of Cherax quadricarinatus isolate ZL_2023a unplaced genomic scaffold, ASM3850222v1 Contig4202, whole genome shotgun sequence contains these coding sequences:
- the LOC138852119 gene encoding putative inorganic phosphate cotransporter, with the protein MTRSPALLDDSVMEGELDWDEVTQGFVLGAFFYGYCVTQIIGGRLSEVYGTRIVFGLSILAGGISAVLTPMAARMNYIILIIIRIIQGLFQGATIPCIFPLMVRWMPLQERSRFIAYVLFCKFNVCIAYPSNINSGEAYTVVNINSGEAYTVVNINSGKAYTVVNINSGEAYTVVNINSGEAYTVVNINSGETYTVVNINSGEAYTVVNINSGEAYTVVNINSGEAYTVVTLILVKPTQ; encoded by the exons GAAGGAGAACTGGACTGGGATGAAGTGACTCAGGGCTTTGTCTTGGGCGCCTTCTTCTATGGCTACTGTGTTACTCAG ATCATTGGTGGGAGACTGTCGGAGGTGTATGGGACGCGCATCGTGTTTGGCTTAAGTATCCTGGCTGGTGGAATTTCTGCTGTTCTCACACCTATGGCTGCTCGCATGAACTATATCATCCTAATCATCATACGGATAATCCAAGGACTTTTTCAG GGAGCAACCATCCCGTGTATATTTCCTCTGATGGTCCGCTGGATGCCCCTTCAAGAACGATCAAGGTTCATCGCTTACGTTCTCTTCTGTAAGTTTAATGTATGTATTGCTTACCCCAG taacattaacTCTGGTGAAGCCTACACTGTAGTCAACATTAATTCTGGTGAAGCCTACACTGTAGTCAACATTAATTCTGGTAAAGCCTACACAGTAGTCAACATTAATTCTGGTGAAGCCTACACTGTAGTCAACATTAATTCTGGTGAAGCCTACACTGTAGTCAACATTAATTCTGGTGAAACCTACACTGTAGTCAACATTAACTCTGGTGAAGCCTACACTGTAGTCAACATTAATTCTGGTGAAGCCTACACTGTAGTCAACATTAATTCTGGTGAAGcctacactgtagtaacattaattCTGGTGAAGCCTACACAGTAG